The following DNA comes from Lentibacillus sp. Marseille-P4043.
ATGGTGTTAAGATGAAACAATGATCCCTTATCAATTGGCGATTTTGACATTTTCATAGCCCCTGACTTCACAGACTCCATCCCATTGCTCTATCAGAATACCGCTTTACTCCCCCCTTCAATTTCTTTCTGGGTTACAGCTTGATTGTTCTGCTTCCAGATGAACTTTTGCAATAAAATTCCGACAGTTCCGATCATGATTAGTCCGATACCGATGATCCTAAAGGCTGCCAGTACGCCAAACTGGTTGATCAGAAGTCCGCCAAGCAGTGGACCAGCTATAAATAGAATACTTAACGTGGAATCCAATATCCCGGAAACCCTCCCAATGGCTTCTTTTGGTGGTTCCTTTTGAATAAGGTAGTTTATCGCAGCAAAAGTCATCCCATTGCCAAGTCCACCAATAAAAGCAAGACCCATTGCTACAATGATAAAACGATAATCAGCCATGAATCCAAACCCGCCGATCATCATACCGATGAGCAAGCACCCAGTACCGAAGAACCAACCGTATTTTCGAATAGATTTCAGCCTGTTCAGAAGCAGGACAACTAGTAGGGAGCCGATTCCAATCGCTGATATTGCCCAGCCTGTCAGTTCCGCTTTTTCGGGAAACACTTCGCTGAACAATGTAACAATCTGGGCATCGATCATCTGAATCGTTAAGGTACTCACAATTCCGAACATGATACTTGCCAAAAGGATCCTGCTTTTTAATACGATGTCCCAACCTTCTTTCCACGAAGCGAAAAAACCTGATTGTTCCGGTACGTCATTTTTCTCCTTACTTTCCGGATCTTGATTTTTTATATGAATCCGTGTAAGGATAATTCCTGAAATAGTGAACGATATAGCATTTATAACAATTGAAAGATCAGGAGAAAAGACAGCTGCTACAGATCCCCCAATAAGTGGACCAACCACCTTTACCAGTTGAAACAGACTACCATTAATCGTTACTGCTTTCATAATGTCATCTTCATCGACAATGCTTCTCATCAATCCTTGCTGTGCCGGCAGACTTATCACCCCTACCGTATTGCGAAATAAAAGGACAAGCAGGGCGAGCATTGGAACAGGGATAAAAACAAGCAACAAGGTCAAACCCGCTCGAATCCAATCGGAATGGACAAGGATTTTCAATTTATCTCTCCGATCTGCAAACACTCCGGCAAATTGCCCTAACAAAATGCTCGGGATGGCATACATGACGGGAATAAGAGCAATCACCATCGGATCTGCCTTCCATGTATACCGGAACAAAATTAGCACAGCAACAAAATCAAACCAATTTCCCAGATTAGAAAGTCCATTGGCTGAAAAAAACTTTATAAAATTTCTATCTCTCCAAATTGATACACGTTTTTCCATTTGT
Coding sequences within:
- a CDS encoding MFS transporter, with the translated sequence MEKRVSIWRDRNFIKFFSANGLSNLGNWFDFVAVLILFRYTWKADPMVIALIPVMYAIPSILLGQFAGVFADRRDKLKILVHSDWIRAGLTLLLVFIPVPMLALLVLLFRNTVGVISLPAQQGLMRSIVDEDDIMKAVTINGSLFQLVKVVGPLIGGSVAAVFSPDLSIVINAISFTISGIILTRIHIKNQDPESKEKNDVPEQSGFFASWKEGWDIVLKSRILLASIMFGIVSTLTIQMIDAQIVTLFSEVFPEKAELTGWAISAIGIGSLLVVLLLNRLKSIRKYGWFFGTGCLLIGMMIGGFGFMADYRFIIVAMGLAFIGGLGNGMTFAAINYLIQKEPPKEAIGRVSGILDSTLSILFIAGPLLGGLLINQFGVLAAFRIIGIGLIMIGTVGILLQKFIWKQNNQAVTQKEIEGGSKAVF